A DNA window from Vigna unguiculata cultivar IT97K-499-35 chromosome 10, ASM411807v1, whole genome shotgun sequence contains the following coding sequences:
- the LOC114165356 gene encoding uncharacterized protein LOC114165356, translating into MTGAEATDSGNLVVGCCMIAGKPRCVLYDSGATHSFVLESCVQELILPVCELQFDLVVSTPASGLVRTSFVCARCPVEVEGRMFKVNLICLPLQGLDVILGMDWLSANRVLIDCREKKLLFFDSEEPEFMSFQGVLKEIRDGALCYKIFAQLKV; encoded by the coding sequence ATGACCGGAGCAGAGGCGACAGACTCAGGTAACCTAGTTGTTGGATGTTGTATGATTGCGGGAAAACCCCGATGTGtgctatatgattctggagcgacacactcttttgtgttaGAGTCTTGTGTGCAAGAGTTGATTCTGCCGGTTTGTGAGCTACAATTTGATCTTGTGGTATCTACGCCGGCATCTGGGTTGGTCAGGACATCGTTCGTGTGTGCTAGGTGTCCAGTAGAGGTAGAGGGGCGCATGTTTAAAGTTAACCTGATATGCCTACCTCTACAAGGCTTGGATGTGATtctagggatggattggctctctgccaatcgcgtCCTCATAGACTGTCGGGAGAAGAAGCTGTTGTTTTTcgactcagaggagcctgagtttaTGTCTTTTCAGGGTGTTTTGAAGGAGATCCGAGATGGTGCGCTGTGCTACAAGATTTTTGCTCAGTTGAAGGTTTAG